The sequence ACCGCTTGCCGATGATCATCGGCTCGATCTCCGGGTGGTTCACGTTCGCCGGAAGCACCGCCCGACCTGCGGCGATCTCCTCGCGAACGACCTCGGGGGAGACGTTCTCGCGGATCGCGACGTACTCCATCTCCGGGGTGATCTCGCCCCGGCGGGCGTACGCGAGCTGCGTGACGGCGGCGCCGCCACGGCCCCGGCGGGGCTGCCGGGGGCGGCCCGGGAAGACCGCGTCGAGGTTCTTGAGGCCACCGCGCGGCGAGGTGTGCTTGATGCCGTCGTCCTCGGGGCGCACGGGGCGGCCCGCGTACTCCTCGGTGTCGCCGCGGCTGATGATCCAGTTCTCGCGCAGCGGGGCGAGGCCCCGGCGCACGTCCGTCTCGATCTGCGGGTCGGTGTACGGCCCGGACGTGTCGTAGAGCGTCACGTCCTTGCCGTTGGTGAGGTGGACCTGACGGACCGGCACCCGGAGGTCGGGGCGGGAGCCCGCCAGGTATCCCTTGTGCCAGCCCGGCTGGCGCTCGGTCTGGCCGTCGGCGTCCTGGCTGACGGCAGGCGTGCGTGCGTCCTGAATGGTCATGAGACCTGATCTCCCTACGCCGGCATTACCCGGTAACAGGTTCGGCGGTCGACGCAGCCTCTTCCCGTACGCATTTGTGATCGCGTACGGTGATCAGCGCCCTCTCAGCCCGGTGCTCCGAGCTCCCGCGTTGTGCAAAGGTGCCCCCACGCTAGCGTCATCTGTGGCGTGCTGAACAGTGGGCCCCCTCATCTCTTGCGATGATCTGCCGGTGACGTCCACGCCGCAGCCCCCCACCGAGCCCAATGAGCCCACTGGCCACACAGGCCACGCACACTCAGGTCAAGGACCTGCCTCAGGCCATTCCCACAGCCACAGCCACGGCCCGGCGGCACCCGTCTCGAAGCACCTGCGCAAGGTCATCGCGGCCGTACTGATCCCCTTCGCCACCGCCGTCCTCGTCGGCATGGTAGTGCTCTGGCCAGGCGGCGCCCCCGCTCACGAGCGCAGTGGGGTCGGCTTCGACCGCCAGACGCAGCAGGGCGAGGTCATCTCGCTCGAGCAGGTCGACTGCAAATCCGTGAACGCCGCCCAGGTGCCGCCCACCGGCGACACCTCCACCCCCGAGGGCCGTGAGGCCCAGGCCGCACAGACGGGCGAATGCAAGAAGGCCACCGTCGAGATCGGCTCGGGTCCGGACAAGGGCCACACCTTCGTCGAGATCGTCCAGCCGGGCGCACCACGGCAGTTGGAGGACGGTCAGAAGGTGGTGGTCGCCTACGCTCCGGATGCGCCGCGCGATCTCCAGTACTCCGTGGTCGACGTGAACCGCAAGCTCCCGTTGGCCGTGCTGGCCGCCATCTTCGCCGTCGCCGTCGTCCTCGTCGGCCGGATGCGCGGGCTTTTCGCGCTGATCGCGCTGATCATCAGTTTCGGAGTGCTGACCCTCTTCATCCTCCCGGCCATCCTCCAGGGTTCCAACCCGCTGGTCGTGGCGATCATCGGATCCAGCGCGATCATGCTCATCGCGCTGTACATGTGTCACGGCCTGACCGCCCGGACCTCGGTGGCCGTCCTCGGCACGCTCGTCTCACTGCTGTTGATCGGCCTGCTGGGTTCCGTGTTCATCGACTGGGCCTACCTCAGCGGTAACACCGACGACAACACAGGGCTGATCCACGGTCTCTACCCGGACATCGACATGAGCGGTCTGCTGCTAGCGGGCATCATCATCGGATCGCTGGGCGTACTGGACGACGTGACGGTCACTCAGACCTCGGCGGTCTGGGAACTCCGTCAGGCCGACCCGTCGATGGGGCCGCGCGCCCTGTACCGGGCGGCCATCCGGATCGGCCGGG comes from Streptomyces sp. NBC_01408 and encodes:
- a CDS encoding YibE/F family protein: MGPLISCDDLPVTSTPQPPTEPNEPTGHTGHAHSGQGPASGHSHSHSHGPAAPVSKHLRKVIAAVLIPFATAVLVGMVVLWPGGAPAHERSGVGFDRQTQQGEVISLEQVDCKSVNAAQVPPTGDTSTPEGREAQAAQTGECKKATVEIGSGPDKGHTFVEIVQPGAPRQLEDGQKVVVAYAPDAPRDLQYSVVDVNRKLPLAVLAAIFAVAVVLVGRMRGLFALIALIISFGVLTLFILPAILQGSNPLVVAIIGSSAIMLIALYMCHGLTARTSVAVLGTLVSLLLIGLLGSVFIDWAYLSGNTDDNTGLIHGLYPDIDMSGLLLAGIIIGSLGVLDDVTVTQTSAVWELRQADPSMGPRALYRAAIRIGRDHIASVVNTLVLAYAGAALPLLLLFSIANSSVGSVANSELVAEEIVRTLVGSIGLVASVPVTTALAALVVSADRPGAAAPASGPGRGGRGRRRKR